Proteins encoded within one genomic window of Pygocentrus nattereri isolate fPygNat1 chromosome 9, fPygNat1.pri, whole genome shotgun sequence:
- the cfap126 gene encoding protein Flattop, producing MSSNYTANQYENAFKSHKLQNWTVPKHYKESQRPSAAEGHTAFIATDRGHLLPGVKRGSPWTSFQGTWDLPRRIPPVHINSTARSLEGQERLKAWGQSQYLVQSATDKPHEGHNTDKELQDPAGTPAPDGEEPIPEKPSSQAQSRPGTQQSQAPSRPVSQQSHESRPPSQQNKAESRPTSQQDQMESGSKIRAIQDQSRPVSQTSRRGQ from the exons ATGTCGTCCAATTATACCGCTAACCAG TATGAAAATGCCTTCAAGTCTCATAAACTGCAGAACTGGACCGTaccaaaacactacaaagaG TCTCAGAGGCCCTCAGCAGCAGAGGGCCACACTGCATTTATAGCCACAGATCGAGGTCATCTGCTTCCTGGTGTGAAG CGTGGAAGCCCCTGGACATCATTCCAGGGAACCTGGGACTTACCGAGACGTATCCCTCCAGTTCATATAAACTCTACAGCTCGCTCACTGGAAGGCCAAGAGCGCCTCAAGGCTTGGGGGCAGTCTCAGTACCTGGTCCAGTCAGCTACTGATAAGCCTCATGAAGGACAT AACACTGACAAGGAGCTACAGGATCCAGCAGGCACTCCAGCTCCAGATGGCGAAGAACCCATTCCAGAGAAGCCATCCAGTCAAGCTCAGTCCAGGCCTGGAACTCAACAGAGTCAAGCTCCATCTAGACCAGTCAGCCAGCAAAGCCATGAGTCTCGACCACCCTCTCAGCAAAACAAAGCTGAGTCTAGACCAACTTCCCAGCAAGACCAAATGGAGTCGGGAAGTAAGATAAGGGCTATCCAAGATCAGTCCAGACCAGTGTCTCAGACCAGCAGAAGAGGCCAATGA